From Rhineura floridana isolate rRhiFlo1 chromosome 5, rRhiFlo1.hap2, whole genome shotgun sequence, a single genomic window includes:
- the FZD4 gene encoding frizzled-4 → MAPEPGEAAARLRRLALVSLLLLLPAQGARGFDEEERRCDAIRISMCQNLGYNVTKMPNLAGNDWQPDAELQLTTFTPLIQYGCSSQLKFFLCSVYVPMCTEKINIPIGPCGGMCLSVKKRCEPVLKEFGFSWPENLNCSKFPPQNDHNHMCMEGPGDEEVPLHSKSPLHPGEECHSVGSNPNQYIWVKRSLNCVLKCGYDAGIYSRSAKEFTDIWMAVWASLCFISTAFTVLTFLVDSYRFSYPERPIIFLSMCYNIYSIAYIVRLIVGRERISCDFEEAAEPVLIQEGLKNTGCAIIFLLMYFFGMASSIWWVILTLTWFLAAGLKWGHEAIEMHSSYFHIAAWAIPAVKTIVILIMRLVDVDELTGLCYVGNQNLDALTGFVVAPLFTYLVIGTLFIGAGLVALFKIRSNLQKDGTKTDKLERLMVKIGVFSVLYTVPATCVIACYFYEISNWTVFRYSADDSNMAVEMLKIFMSLLVGITSGMWIWSAKTLHTWQKCSNRLVNSGRVKRGEKRADSWVKPVKGNETVV, encoded by the exons ATGGCCCCGGAGCCGGGGGAAGCTGCTGCCCGGCTACGGCGCCTGGCGCTAGTTTCGCTCCTGTTGCTCCTCCCGGCACAGGGCGCGCGGGGCTTCGACGAGGAGGAGCGCCGCTGCGATGCCATCCGCATCTCCATGTGCCAGAACCTGGGCTACAACGTCACCAAGATGCCCAACTTGGCCGGCAACGACTGGCAACCGGACGCCGAGCTCCAGCTGACCACTTTCACGCCGCTCATCCAGTACGGCTGCTCCAGCCAGCTCAAG TTCTTCCTTTGTTCCGTCTATGTCCCCATGTGCACAGAGAAGATTAACATCCCAATCGGCCCCTGCGGCGGCATGTGCCTCTCCGTCAAAAAGCGGTGTGAGCCGGTCCTGAAGGAATTTGGGTTCTCCTGGCCAGAAAACCTGAACTGCAGTAAGTTCCCGCCTCAGAATGACCACAACCACATGTGCATGGAAGGTCCAGGGGATGAAGAGGTGCCTCTTCACAGCAAATCGCCCTTGCACCCTGGAGAAGAATGCCATTCCGTAGGATCTAATCCAAACCAATATATCTGGGTCAAAAGAAGCTTGAACTGTGTTCTCAAGTGTGGCTACGACGCCGGCATCTATAGCAGGTCGGCTAAGGAGTTTACCGATATCTGGATGGCAGTGTGGGCGAGCCTGTGCTTCATTTCTACCGCCTTCACAGTCCTGACCTTTCTGGTTGATTCCTATCGGTTTTCCTACCCTGAGCGCCCCATCATATTTCTGAGCATGTGCTACAATATTTATAGCATTGCTTACATTGTCCGGCTGATCGTAGGCCGGGAAAGGATTTCCTGTGACTTTGAAGAGGCAGCGGAACCTGTTCTTATCCAAGAAGGCCTCAAGAACACAGGATGTGCTATAATTTTCTTGCTGATGTACTTTTTCGGGATGGCTAGCTCCATCTGGTGGGTGATCCTGACACTGACTTGGTTTCTGGCAGCAGGACTTAAATGGGGTCACGAGGCCATAGAAATGCACAGCTCCTATTTCCACATAGCAGCGTGGGCTATCCCTGCAGTGAAGACCATTGTCATCCTGATTATGAGGCTGGTGGATGTGGATGAACTGACTGGGCTGTGCTATGTCGGCAACCAGAACCTTGATGCGCTCACGGGCTTTGTGGTGGCCCCCCTTTTCACCTATTTGGTGATTGGGACCCTCTTCATTGGAGCCGGCCTGGTGGCGTTATTTAAAATCAGGTCCAACCTTCAAAAGGACGGCACAAAAACTGACAAGCTGGAGAGGCTGATGGTGAAAATTGGCGTCTTTTCAGTGCTGTACACTGTCCCAGCCACCTGCGTCATTGCTTGCTACTTCTACGAAATCTCCAACTGGACTGTTTTCCGCTACTCCGCAGATGACTCCAACATGGCAGTGGAGATGCTTAAGATTTTCATGTCCCTGCTCGTGGGCATCACGTCAGGCATGTGGATCTGGTCCGCCAAAACGCTGCATACCTGGCAGAAGTGCTCTAACCGACTGGTGAACTCTGGGAGGGTAAAACGAGGAGAGAAAAGAGCCGACAGCTGGGTGAAGCCTGTGAAAGGGAATGAGACGGTGGTGTGA